The DNA segment AGTCTTCGAACATTCTTAAGTTTAACTTCTTTATCGacgaatttaataataaatataattattaattatatttattaatttaataataaaaataataaatttaataatgtttaataaataataaatatagttttcaatttttattttatttatagacaatatatattttttcttttttttttttataaaaatggaaaaactgAAAGCCGACCGATTGAACAGACATTATAAGTAGCGTTTTGTTGATTAATTATCAcagcttttaataatttaatgtgtcTATCACACATATTCCGTGAACGAAATGATTCACCTCGGCGATGCGTGGATATCTTTATCTAGGACGCTCTTATCCACTTATCTTATATTTGTCACTGATAAAACGCCGGAACGTTAGGCGATGATACTCGGGTACCTATCGCCGTTCCTGATTGACTAATTACGTTCTTTTCGCGTCGCATCGGTTCCGAAATAGCTGCGTCTCCTTTGCGTGAATCGGTGAAGCGTGAATTCGCGACAGTATCTTCGCGAGGATATCTTCTGCAAAACTCAAGAAGATGGTCGCCAAAAGTTCTGGGCCGAATCTTGAGAAACGGATCGGCTGTATCAAGTTCACGATTTTCTGCTTGAACGCGATAATATGGGTGGGTGTCCGTAAAATTATCTTGATGATTGCGTCGTCTTGTGAAGTTACACTGTGATTGTGAAATAGAATCTACAATCTATTTTATAtgtgaattgaaaaaaaaatgtaaatatgaaaaagtGAATGAAAACAATTTGTATCGGACAGTTGTGAAACGAACAaacaaattgaaagaaatttttattaataatagatataatagagttttaaagcaaaactttattttataaaatataaatcccTGTCTACTTttctaaattaagaaaaatattgaaattgatttttacttaataagaTAATCAAttgttcttttaaataatttaattttttaattacattttttttagataaataaaacgctaatataattatttttaaataattttgctttaatgtttaaatatatccaatttttttctttagctaaaaaaacttgaattaaattacatttaattgtaacacacacacacaaaataggctaaattaaaattgtcatctaaaattgaagaattaaactacaatttaatcaaacttatatattaaatttttcttttcttcacagtgtatttgataaataaatttaatatacatatataattttttaattaagagatTGATTGAGCagttcataaaatataaacttaaaagCTAAAcctaatttacaaaatttattttatagaatctTTTGCAGGAGAGAATTAATCTTTATCGAAAGCTGCTCCctctttgtattttttaaccGATACATTTTCattgatacaattaatttaacagTGACTGTAAGATATTTTGTTTCACTATCACGGTTAATAGGCGAAACTTAAGGGATTTCTCGTTGAAAGAATTTTCGATGCCTTTAATTAAcgtacaattaataaaatcctCGTTGCTTGCCGAAAGATTCTGGGATGTGCAATGTTTGGACTGTCGATCTGGATGCGATTTGAGCCAACGCTCGAGGAATGGGTGGAGTTTTTAAACATGTATGAGATCTACATCGGGGTGTATATACTGATCGCCACCTCGGTGATCGTCATGGCTATCTCTTTCATCGGTTGCGCTGCCGCACTTATGGAACACATCATGACTTTATACGCCGTAAGAACTCTTATCGCGCTAGCAAGTTTCCGCGAGGAGACCATTTTGATAGAAGTCGGTTTGCATGATGCTTCAAAAATTCAACTTTTGTAAACTGATATTTTAATTAGCatctcagaaaaaaatatagttttttaaaactattttttccaaaattattctcgattatttaattcaaatactagTTGATGACACACATtactttgtgaaaaatatttgtttcttgtaaattaataatatgcaaAAAGTCTTCAGGatacaatttcttaaaattcttcTAATATGAttcttaattcaaattttatttctaaagttacaaaaaaattgtttttcaagtatatttaaatccgaaaaaaattattttgtcacgATTACAAGTTTGTTGGAAATTCGTAGAAGCGCAAGGAACTTTTATGATTTTTGAAaggacttttataattttagcacGTTGGTCTTCAAGCGTTCAGCTTCATCTGCTGTCTAGCCGGAGCGGCGGTCATTCTCGATTTTTCAACGTACGATAGTAAGATTCAGCCCATCATCGAACGATCCATGTACAGTCTCATCAGCCACTCTCATCAAGAAACGGCGAGCTTCATCCTGCGAATAATTCAGGAAACAGTAAGGAAACATTGATCTTCTCGTGAAGGAGAAGAAAAGCGcgtcttaatttttttacgattatacGTAATTTACGTTAACATTTTAGGTTGGATGCTGCGGGGCCGATGGACCCAGAGATTATACGCAGTTGCGCAAACCGTTGCCCACAGAGTGTCGGGACACCGTCACCGGGAACGCCTTTCATCACGGCTGCGTGGAAGAATTGTCCTGGTTCCTGGAGGCAAGATCGGGATGGCTCGCCGGTTTGGCGATGGCATTGTGCATGCTTCACGTAAGAAGacgaaacttttttttcttttcttcattgTTTTTCTTATCTTTAGGAAGCATCCGATTAAATCATATTGTCAATAGAATGACGATTTCTCACGTTTCCTGCTGCttttgtttataacttttttctttataaattttgattgtgGCAGGTGATCATAGCGGTGCTGTCGCTGATACTTGTACGAGCGATCAAGAAAGAAGAGGAGTCTATACCGTTCAAGCGTTAAACAATTCGCTGTCTAATGCAACACATTATGATTagtgcaattataatttttttataaaacaaagaaaagaaacttataaattatgcaaaatcgcgaactttgcaaatatatatttaaagagtGACACCAATCAGggatatacaataaaaatagtttCTGCGTTTGCATCTTTTGATTTTTGAAACTTTCAATTTTGGAAGATaaaaattcgacattttttagaataaaatctAGTTGAGTT comes from the Solenopsis invicta isolate M01_SB chromosome 14, UNIL_Sinv_3.0, whole genome shotgun sequence genome and includes:
- the LOC105198889 gene encoding tetraspanin-2A, yielding MVAKSSGPNLEKRIGCIKFTIFCLNAIIWILGCAMFGLSIWMRFEPTLEEWVEFLNMYEIYIGVYILIATSVIVMAISFIGCAAALMEHIMTLYAHVGLQAFSFICCLAGAAVILDFSTYDSKIQPIIERSMYSLISHSHQETASFILRIIQETVGCCGADGPRDYTQLRKPLPTECRDTVTGNAFHHGCVEELSWFLEARSGWLAGLAMALCMLHVIIAVLSLILVRAIKKEEESIPFKR